One window of the Deinococcus ruber genome contains the following:
- a CDS encoding SDR family oxidoreductase: MIAITGATGHLGHLTIEALLNSGTPASQIVAIVRSPEKATELAAKGVQVRQGDYLHPETLPAALAGVEKLLLISSNDFNDRVGQHRRVIEAAKQAGVKLLAYTSLLRADTSKLSLAADHKATEEALRASGVPFVFLRNGWYLENYNPAQAAETGAVLGSAGEGRVSAAARADYAAAAAAVLTQPNQENKIYELGGDSAFTLGELAAEVAAQSGKAVTYQNMPEAAYAQLLLSFGVPTPVAHMLADSDTGLEQGELYTDSRDLSTLIGRPTKTLQEGVQSALQS, translated from the coding sequence ATGATCGCCATTACCGGAGCCACCGGCCACCTCGGCCACCTGACCATCGAAGCGCTGCTGAACAGCGGCACGCCTGCCTCTCAGATCGTGGCAATTGTTCGCAGCCCCGAAAAGGCCACCGAACTCGCCGCAAAGGGTGTGCAGGTGCGCCAGGGCGATTACCTTCACCCGGAGACTCTGCCAGCAGCCCTGGCAGGCGTCGAAAAGTTGCTGCTGATCTCGTCGAACGATTTCAATGACCGGGTGGGCCAGCACCGCCGCGTGATCGAAGCGGCAAAGCAGGCGGGCGTGAAGCTGCTGGCGTACACCAGCCTGCTGCGGGCCGACACCTCGAAACTGAGCCTCGCTGCCGACCACAAGGCCACCGAGGAGGCTCTCCGCGCTTCCGGCGTGCCGTTCGTGTTCCTCCGCAACGGCTGGTATCTGGAGAATTACAACCCCGCGCAGGCGGCTGAAACGGGCGCGGTGCTGGGCAGCGCCGGAGAAGGGCGGGTCAGTGCGGCAGCCCGCGCCGATTACGCGGCGGCAGCAGCGGCAGTGCTGACCCAGCCGAATCAGGAAAACAAGATCTACGAACTCGGCGGCGACAGCGCGTTTACCCTCGGTGAGCTGGCCGCCGAAGTCGCCGCGCAGAGCGGCAAAGCGGTGACGTATCAGAACATGCCCGAAGCCGCCTACGCCCAGTTGCTGCTGAGCTTCGGCGTGCCCACGCCCGTGGCTCACATGCTGGCCGACTCGGATACCGGGCTGGAACAGGGCGAGCTGTACACCGACAGCCGCGACCTGAGCACGCTGATCGGGCGGCCCACCAAGACCCTGCAAGAAGGCGTGCAGTCGGCCTTGCAGAGCTGA
- a CDS encoding DUF4153 domain-containing protein: MTEPDAFQPSPPPESVFAPAKPAAPPPPRDAVPLLVTGALALLALALTRSAGAAPGLNFLLLGVALVASLLGVLRVRHSRAHPAALAVLGLGLACALGLAVRGGDLMNGLNVLGALTAFGLGTAFLRFPGLARLSVGGVLLAGFFSAGRGVSGFPTSLGRFPWHLLRGGAAQRQHGGRVLVGVLFTVPVLLIFGTLLGSADARFGKLLSSLLTWNLGELPLTLLQLLGWLFLLGGPVYAALLARRPMPEVTFSGGPQLGLIELGMPLLSLSVLFCAYLGLQASTFFGSGLNAGLTYAESVRRGFGELSAVAALTLVLLLLAHALLRRELRLGLPYRAISAAVLLPLSLLIVSAYVKLSAYVQAYGLSEIRVLGAVFLGWVTLSLLAFAVLGWQGKLERFAYFSLITGLTLIAGLNVVNPGRLIASVNVNRSLQDDTDGRGQQASFYHLLSLGADAAPVIVANLAHLTAPTATANASMPQASAPTLGQARQALREQFGVAAPDWRSWNLARARARSVVQALGN; the protein is encoded by the coding sequence ATGACTGAACCCGACGCGTTCCAGCCGAGTCCGCCGCCCGAGTCCGTGTTCGCGCCTGCAAAGCCCGCTGCGCCGCCCCCGCCCCGCGACGCCGTTCCGCTGCTGGTCACGGGGGCGCTGGCGCTGCTGGCACTGGCCCTGACGCGCAGTGCTGGCGCGGCTCCCGGCCTGAATTTCCTGCTGCTGGGCGTGGCCCTGGTCGCCTCGCTGCTGGGCGTGCTGCGGGTGCGCCACAGCAGAGCGCACCCCGCTGCCCTGGCGGTGCTGGGGCTGGGGCTGGCATGTGCGCTGGGACTGGCGGTGCGAGGCGGCGACCTGATGAACGGGCTGAATGTACTCGGCGCACTGACGGCTTTCGGGCTGGGCACGGCGTTTCTGCGGTTTCCAGGCCTTGCCCGCCTGAGTGTGGGCGGCGTGCTGCTGGCCGGGTTCTTCAGCGCGGGGCGCGGTGTTTCGGGCTTTCCGACCTCGCTGGGACGCTTTCCCTGGCACCTCCTGCGGGGCGGGGCGGCGCAGCGGCAACACGGCGGGCGCGTGCTGGTCGGTGTGCTGTTCACCGTTCCCGTCCTGCTGATCTTCGGAACGCTGCTCGGCTCGGCAGATGCCCGCTTCGGCAAGCTGCTCTCCAGCCTGCTGACGTGGAATCTGGGCGAACTGCCGCTCACGCTGCTGCAACTGCTGGGCTGGCTCTTTCTGCTGGGCGGCCCGGTATACGCCGCCCTGCTGGCCCGCCGCCCGATGCCGGAAGTCACGTTTTCAGGCGGCCCGCAGCTCGGCCTGATCGAACTCGGAATGCCGCTGCTCAGCCTCAGCGTGCTGTTCTGCGCGTATCTGGGCTTGCAGGCCAGCACTTTCTTCGGAAGCGGCCTGAACGCGGGCCTGACCTACGCCGAGTCGGTGCGGCGCGGCTTCGGTGAGCTGTCGGCGGTGGCGGCCCTGACGCTGGTCCTGCTGCTGCTGGCCCACGCCCTGCTGCGGCGTGAACTGCGGCTGGGCCTGCCCTACCGCGCCATCAGTGCCGCCGTGCTGCTGCCCCTCTCGCTGCTGATCGTCAGCGCGTACGTCAAGCTCAGCGCGTATGTCCAGGCGTATGGCCTCAGCGAAATTCGTGTGCTGGGCGCGGTCTTTCTCGGCTGGGTCACGCTGTCGCTGCTGGCCTTCGCGGTGCTGGGCTGGCAGGGCAAGCTTGAACGCTTCGCCTATTTTTCGCTGATCACCGGCCTGACCCTGATCGCGGGCCTGAACGTCGTCAATCCGGGCCGCCTGATCGCCAGCGTGAACGTGAACCGCAGCCTTCAGGACGACACAGACGGGCGCGGCCAGCAGGCCAGTTTCTATCATCTGCTGAGCCTGGGGGCCGACGCTGCCCCCGTGATCGTGGCGAATCTGGCTCATCTGACCGCGCCCACGGCCACAGCAAATGCGTCCATGCCACAGGCCTCCGCTCCGACACTGGGGCAGGCAAGGCAGGCCCTGCGAGAGCAGTTCGGAGTGGCCGCTCCCGATTGGCGAAGCTGGAATCTGGCGCGGGCCAGAGCGCGGAGTGTGGTGCAGGCGCTGGGTAACTGA